In Gemmata obscuriglobus, a single genomic region encodes these proteins:
- a CDS encoding reverse transcriptase family protein, with translation MTANRFVSNLAAALLAGEWSVAGLRTSVYRATGKRFGWTPRFAKRVHTAHATPPTFNELLAFLGRDPGFVRALAALATARYPADRFPVWHIFAPPEPPPRPRPDWASGLPVLPNEPALAEWLGVPVGHLLWLADPAGRNAISKGVRSYRVRWVPKPKGRARLLEIPVPPLKRVQRKLLADLLNHVPPHPAVHGFRPGRSIVTNATPHCGHAIVIRFDLTDFFASVPVGRVLALFLALGYRESVARLLSGLCTTRLASNDWNERPNPLNDGSEHATRARLTSRHLPQGAPTSPALANLVALRLDRRLAGLAAACGATYTRYADDLTFSGGELLRRNAARFVRRVTLIAAEEGFALNRGKTRVMGGGGRQTVTGVVVNQRPNVPRAEFDRLKAILTNCVRHGPADQNRSGHPDFRSHLAGRVAYVAGVNPVRGRKLWALFDRITWPGAHTYPAS, from the coding sequence ATGACCGCGAACCGATTCGTGAGCAACCTCGCGGCGGCGCTGCTGGCTGGCGAATGGAGCGTCGCGGGGCTCCGCACCTCCGTCTACCGGGCAACGGGAAAGCGGTTCGGCTGGACGCCGCGGTTCGCAAAGCGGGTCCACACCGCACACGCCACCCCGCCAACGTTCAACGAACTGCTCGCGTTTCTTGGCCGTGATCCGGGGTTCGTGCGTGCGCTGGCCGCGCTGGCGACCGCACGGTATCCGGCGGATCGGTTCCCCGTGTGGCACATCTTTGCGCCGCCGGAACCGCCGCCCCGCCCGCGCCCCGACTGGGCCAGCGGTCTCCCCGTGTTACCCAACGAGCCGGCGCTCGCCGAATGGCTCGGCGTTCCGGTCGGCCATCTGCTCTGGCTCGCGGACCCGGCTGGGCGGAACGCCATCAGCAAGGGCGTGCGGTCGTATCGCGTGCGCTGGGTGCCGAAACCCAAGGGGCGCGCCCGACTGCTCGAAATCCCCGTTCCGCCGCTCAAACGGGTTCAGCGAAAGCTGCTGGCGGACCTTTTGAACCACGTTCCACCGCACCCGGCCGTTCACGGGTTCCGACCGGGGCGCTCGATCGTTACCAACGCGACCCCGCACTGCGGCCACGCGATCGTGATCCGCTTCGACCTCACCGACTTCTTCGCGTCAGTGCCCGTCGGGCGCGTTCTCGCGCTGTTCCTCGCACTCGGCTACCGCGAGTCGGTCGCGCGGCTGTTGTCCGGCCTCTGCACGACGCGCCTGGCTTCCAACGACTGGAACGAACGCCCGAACCCGCTGAACGACGGTTCCGAGCACGCCACCCGTGCCCGGCTCACATCGCGACACCTCCCCCAAGGCGCGCCCACCTCTCCGGCACTGGCAAACTTGGTCGCGTTGCGGCTGGATCGGCGACTGGCCGGGCTCGCCGCCGCGTGCGGGGCGACGTACACACGCTACGCCGATGATCTCACGTTCTCCGGCGGTGAACTCTTGCGCCGGAACGCCGCACGGTTCGTTCGACGGGTCACGCTCATCGCCGCAGAAGAGGGCTTTGCTCTTAACCGCGGGAAAACCCGGGTGATGGGGGGCGGCGGGCGGCAGACCGTGACGGGGGTTGTGGTGAACCAGCGGCCCAACGTGCCGCGCGCCGAGTTCGACCGGCTGAAAGCAATTCTGACCAACTGCGTGCGGCACGGCCCCGCCGATCAGAACCGAAGCGGACACCCGGACTTTCGCTCGCACCTCGCCGGCCGGGTGGCATACGTTGCGGGGGTGAACCCGGTGCGCGGGCGGAAGTTGTGGGCGCTCTTTGATCGCATCACATGGCCCGGAGCACACACGTACCCGGCGAGTTGA